The following proteins come from a genomic window of Legionella cherrii:
- the lipA gene encoding lipoyl synthase, whose product MSKLIDIPVVVESGQKYKTSHGVTAIKDGVKATGDAYERLPKPKWLRVVNHTTPAYHQVKEQVQKHRLSTVCEEAKCPNISECWSHGTATIMLMGSVCTRACRFCAVDTGNPHGWLDAQEPENTANTVALMNLDYVVLTSVNRDDLPDGGANHYAHTIRAIKQRSPKTKVEALTPDFQGVERDIALLLDSGVDVFAQNVETVERLTHPVRDNRAGYTQTLKVLAYAKRYRPDVLTKTSLMLGLGETDEEIVQTMDDLRAHNVDILTLGQYLQPTKNHLPIARYVTPEAFAELRQIGLKKGFFEVASGPLVRSSYRADRIFKQDNLGLDN is encoded by the coding sequence ATGAGTAAGCTCATTGATATTCCCGTTGTTGTAGAGAGCGGACAAAAATATAAAACATCTCATGGCGTAACAGCAATTAAAGATGGTGTAAAAGCAACTGGAGATGCTTATGAGCGCTTACCTAAGCCTAAATGGCTACGCGTGGTAAATCATACTACTCCCGCATATCATCAGGTAAAGGAGCAAGTGCAAAAACATCGTCTGTCTACTGTTTGTGAAGAAGCAAAATGCCCTAATATTTCTGAGTGTTGGTCTCATGGTACCGCAACAATCATGTTAATGGGTTCTGTTTGCACTCGTGCATGTCGTTTTTGTGCTGTAGACACTGGTAATCCTCATGGTTGGTTGGACGCACAAGAGCCAGAAAATACAGCAAATACCGTAGCATTAATGAATCTAGATTATGTCGTGTTAACCTCAGTGAATAGAGATGACCTGCCTGATGGTGGCGCAAATCATTACGCGCATACGATACGAGCAATTAAGCAAAGATCTCCAAAAACTAAAGTAGAAGCATTAACTCCCGATTTCCAAGGTGTAGAAAGAGATATTGCCTTGTTACTGGATAGTGGTGTTGATGTATTTGCACAAAATGTAGAAACGGTAGAGCGGTTGACTCATCCTGTTCGTGATAATAGAGCGGGTTACACTCAAACATTAAAAGTACTCGCTTACGCTAAACGTTATCGACCTGATGTATTGACAAAAACGAGCTTGATGTTAGGTTTAGGTGAAACGGATGAAGAAATTGTGCAAACAATGGATGACTTACGAGCACATAATGTAGATATTCTTACGCTAGGGCAATACTTACAACCGACAAAAAACCATTTACCTATTGCGCGCTATGTGACTCCTGAGGCTTTTGCTGAGCTAAGACAGATCGGATTGAAGAAAGGATTTTTCGAGGTAGCTTCTGGTCCTTTGGTTCGTTCAAGCTATCGTGCTGATAGGATTTTTAAGCAAGATAATTTGGGTTTAGATAATTAA
- a CDS encoding membrane protein has product MKTAFKLLLILMVFNAPVWATELSTNWYSKSPDNKVVINIELFLSTTCPHCQKADAFFRDIESKHPDFHIQRYYINQDKNALGRFYQLLSEQQMDDFSVPSIYFCNSRWVGFTSAETTGKDLLHAINYCKQQIEKKGTLTPATVNALRHLANANRFITGLVEKPSRLRFTITLAFMDSFSPCAFFCFAGFLAFLLIETQKKKQLIASLLFIFSVAIVHYFQQVYTNAFFELLPWLRIPAALLGIITLYFAMQFLKKQASGILYFSLAFLLGLITTIYQQTCVMNWSTIFEQWLNDQQLMNWQSNMYQLLYQGVYILPLIVILLVYLLLLKIERFAASRTKLANIGLLFMIAIAASLIAYPYVLSYFGISLATLLILVICGYFLKLT; this is encoded by the coding sequence ATGAAAACAGCCTTCAAATTGCTGCTCATTCTAATGGTATTCAATGCGCCTGTTTGGGCAACTGAATTATCGACCAATTGGTATTCCAAAAGTCCTGATAACAAGGTTGTGATTAACATAGAATTATTTTTGTCCACCACCTGTCCCCATTGTCAAAAGGCTGATGCATTTTTTCGCGATATCGAATCAAAACATCCTGATTTTCATATTCAGCGGTATTATATTAATCAGGATAAAAATGCTTTAGGCCGTTTTTATCAATTATTGAGCGAACAGCAAATGGATGATTTTTCTGTTCCATCAATCTATTTTTGCAATTCACGGTGGGTGGGCTTTACATCAGCAGAAACCACCGGTAAAGATTTATTGCATGCGATTAATTATTGTAAGCAACAAATTGAAAAAAAAGGTACGTTAACCCCTGCCACTGTGAATGCATTGCGACATTTGGCCAATGCAAATCGATTTATTACTGGATTAGTAGAAAAACCGTCAAGGTTGCGGTTTACGATTACCCTGGCATTTATGGACTCCTTTAGTCCTTGTGCATTTTTTTGCTTCGCAGGATTTCTTGCTTTTCTTTTAATAGAAACCCAGAAGAAAAAACAGCTTATCGCGAGTCTCCTGTTTATTTTTTCAGTAGCAATAGTCCATTACTTTCAACAGGTTTATACCAATGCGTTTTTTGAATTGTTGCCATGGTTGCGTATTCCTGCTGCATTATTAGGAATAATAACTCTTTATTTTGCGATGCAATTTCTAAAAAAACAGGCTTCAGGAATTTTATATTTTTCATTGGCTTTTTTATTAGGATTGATTACTACAATTTATCAACAAACTTGTGTCATGAACTGGTCTACTATCTTTGAACAATGGTTAAATGATCAGCAGTTAATGAATTGGCAATCCAATATGTACCAATTGCTTTATCAAGGGGTATATATACTTCCTTTAATCGTGATTTTATTGGTTTACTTGCTCTTACTTAAAATAGAGCGTTTTGCTGCATCACGAACAAAATTAGCCAACATTGGCTTATTGTTTATGATCGCCATTGCGGCCAGTCTAATCGCATATCCCTATGTATTGTCTTACTTTGGAATATCCCTTGCGACGTTACTGATCTTGGTGATTTGCGGTTACTTTTTAAAATTGACTTGA
- a CDS encoding CBS domain-containing protein, translated as MADLIHNALPMPRRKIIYIHPEDSVKKSIDMMTEYDIGALVVVDNDNQLIGIVSERDIVRSCLHKCINLEKGKVSDVVNKDITILRTNDVVEKAMQAMTATKRRHVLVRDEGDELVAILSIGDVLYHLLEDKARVIEQLENYIHTY; from the coding sequence ATGGCTGACCTAATTCATAATGCATTGCCAATGCCAAGACGAAAAATTATCTATATCCATCCGGAAGACTCAGTTAAAAAAAGTATTGATATGATGACGGAATATGATATTGGGGCATTAGTGGTAGTCGATAATGACAACCAATTAATAGGTATCGTGAGTGAGCGTGATATAGTACGGTCTTGTTTGCATAAGTGCATTAACCTGGAAAAAGGAAAAGTTTCAGATGTAGTCAATAAGGACATCACTATTCTTAGAACTAATGATGTTGTGGAAAAGGCCATGCAGGCGATGACTGCAACAAAAAGAAGGCATGTACTCGTTCGTGATGAAGGCGATGAACTTGTGGCTATTTTATCGATAGGTGATGTGCTTTATCATTTACTGGAGGACAAGGCTAGAGTTATTGAACAATTAGAAAATTACATTCATACCTATTAA
- a CDS encoding BON domain-containing protein — MQKYLFNTLVVFFFFSLAGCQSNQATSNIFRPFTPSIAQGANLAQTVQEALMRNDELAIAHVQVQTRQDVVILTGYVKKIRQSDIAEQIARQVPGVRAVENNIIIRP, encoded by the coding sequence ATGCAAAAGTATTTATTTAATACGCTGGTTGTTTTTTTCTTTTTTTCTTTGGCGGGTTGTCAGTCCAATCAGGCAACTTCCAATATATTTAGACCGTTTACTCCTTCAATTGCTCAAGGGGCAAATTTGGCGCAAACAGTGCAAGAAGCGTTGATGCGTAATGATGAGCTAGCGATAGCCCATGTGCAGGTTCAAACAAGGCAAGATGTTGTGATTCTTACTGGATATGTAAAGAAAATTCGCCAAAGTGATATTGCCGAACAAATAGCCCGTCAGGTTCCAGGTGTACGTGCAGTTGAAAATAATATAATTATCCGTCCTTAG
- a CDS encoding DnaJ C-terminal domain-containing protein, producing MDKDYYKIMGVSEDATEKDIKMAYRKLARKYHPDISKEPNAEEQFKEMGEAYEVLRDPVKRAEYDAFRKNKAFHQQGAQSHWRPEDSEHVYRGPLNEDLFETLFGHSRYRQQPMAGQDYHGKINISLEEAFAGTVKNIQIPTAHDAQVSMQTLKVKIPAGVKSGQQIRLAGQGAPGIHGGPRGDIYLTIDVDKHPLFDVIDGDIYLTLPVTPWEAALGATIVVPTLGGKIDLKIPPGSQGGQKLRLKNRGLPGTTTGHQYVLLKIITPPPTTEEAKELYKKMAQVMPFNPRDTMGV from the coding sequence ATGGATAAAGACTATTACAAAATAATGGGAGTAAGTGAAGATGCCACTGAAAAAGACATAAAGATGGCCTATCGAAAACTTGCTCGAAAATACCATCCTGATATCAGTAAAGAACCCAATGCCGAAGAGCAATTTAAAGAAATGGGAGAAGCTTATGAGGTTTTAAGGGACCCAGTAAAAAGGGCAGAATATGATGCGTTTCGGAAAAATAAAGCATTCCATCAACAAGGCGCACAGAGTCATTGGCGTCCCGAAGATTCGGAACATGTATATCGCGGTCCATTAAATGAAGACTTATTCGAGACATTATTTGGACACTCCCGTTATCGGCAGCAACCAATGGCCGGTCAGGACTATCATGGAAAAATTAATATCAGCCTCGAAGAAGCATTTGCAGGAACGGTTAAAAACATTCAGATTCCGACTGCGCACGACGCTCAAGTCTCCATGCAAACATTGAAAGTGAAAATACCCGCAGGAGTTAAATCAGGTCAACAAATTCGTTTGGCTGGCCAAGGTGCACCTGGCATACATGGAGGTCCTCGTGGCGATATTTATTTAACGATAGATGTTGATAAACATCCCCTTTTTGACGTAATAGATGGTGATATCTACCTCACCCTACCTGTAACTCCTTGGGAAGCGGCTTTAGGAGCAACAATAGTGGTTCCTACTTTAGGCGGAAAAATCGATTTGAAAATTCCACCGGGATCTCAAGGAGGACAAAAACTAAGATTGAAAAATCGTGGCTTACCGGGTACGACCACTGGACATCAATATGTACTTTTAAAAATTATTACTCCGCCGCCAACAACTGAAGAGGCAAAAGAACTCTATAAAAAGATGGCACAGGTAATGCCTTTTAATCCACGCGACACGATGGGAGTATAA
- a CDS encoding chaperone modulator CbpM, with protein sequence MKQDNTIIGVLIEETTTISFNEVCQKYHIPKELLIEMVEYGIFSSKTTKTEHLKLNQKDLRKIESAFRLHQDLGINLPGVALALELLEKIDLLNEELNILRKHF encoded by the coding sequence ATGAAGCAAGACAATACAATAATTGGCGTGCTTATTGAAGAAACAACCACTATTTCATTCAATGAGGTATGCCAAAAATATCATATACCTAAAGAATTATTGATCGAAATGGTCGAATATGGCATTTTTTCAAGCAAAACAACAAAAACAGAGCATCTAAAATTAAACCAAAAAGATCTGCGTAAAATTGAGTCTGCCTTTCGCCTACACCAAGATTTAGGAATCAATCTTCCAGGGGTAGCACTCGCATTAGAACTCTTGGAAAAAATAGATCTATTAAATGAAGAGCTTAATATTTTACGAAAACATTTTTGA
- a CDS encoding mevalonate kinase family protein has protein sequence MTFFDFETTTFGKWILAGEHAVVRGHPALVFPIKEKKLTLNYSAAGSSLGADYAGSSGADMQLLFWSVLEHGMHLLGRSLNQIGGYFHLDSTIPVGAGMGASAALCVAMSRWFCAQKMIEQDQCNDFAKELEHLFHGKSSGLDVAGVATDKGVYFKSGSIMPLEQKIYPQFFLSSCKQIGITSHCIHQVQNLWTNNPILAQQIDEQMVDAVEEARAALEQGGADAITSLAQAINKAADCFYQWNLVSESLQQHMNWLSAEGALAVKPTGSGGGGFVLSLWNKQPPNHLELLTA, from the coding sequence ATGACGTTCTTTGATTTTGAAACTACAACTTTTGGTAAGTGGATTTTAGCAGGTGAACATGCTGTAGTACGAGGACATCCAGCCTTAGTATTTCCAATTAAGGAAAAGAAATTAACGCTCAATTATTCTGCGGCAGGGTCTTCTTTAGGAGCTGATTATGCAGGGAGCAGCGGTGCTGATATGCAACTGTTGTTTTGGAGCGTGCTAGAGCATGGAATGCACTTATTAGGACGCTCTTTAAACCAAATAGGTGGCTATTTTCATTTAGACAGCACGATCCCTGTGGGAGCTGGTATGGGCGCTTCAGCAGCTCTTTGTGTGGCAATGAGTCGTTGGTTTTGTGCGCAAAAAATGATAGAGCAAGATCAATGTAATGATTTTGCAAAAGAACTAGAACATTTATTCCATGGAAAAAGCAGCGGACTTGATGTTGCTGGAGTTGCTACTGATAAAGGGGTTTATTTTAAATCGGGATCTATTATGCCACTGGAGCAAAAAATTTACCCACAGTTTTTTTTGTCTTCATGCAAACAGATTGGCATTACATCGCATTGTATTCATCAAGTTCAGAACTTATGGACTAATAATCCTATTTTGGCTCAACAAATTGATGAACAAATGGTTGATGCGGTTGAAGAAGCAAGAGCTGCTTTAGAGCAGGGTGGCGCAGATGCAATAACTTCTTTAGCCCAAGCAATTAATAAAGCTGCTGATTGCTTTTATCAATGGAATCTAGTTAGTGAAAGTTTGCAACAACATATGAATTGGCTGAGCGCAGAAGGGGCGCTCGCCGTAAAACCAACAGGATCTGGGGGAGGCGGATTTGTATTGAGTCTATGGAATAAGCAACCACCTAACCATCTCGAATTATTGACTGCTTGA
- a CDS encoding diphosphomevalonate decarboxylase gives MYWLAHAPANIALIKYMGKKDNANTPDNPSLSYTLNDLKSTVRLEKISSKKDIWEPLIIPAGIEHFVLSPEGQKRFLDHLARIKTYFGYEGGFLVQSCNNFPHSSGMASSASSFAALTRCAVVALSELTNKPMPSIDEQAQLSRLGSGSSCRSFYSPWALWDDNEVKEVDLPYQELIYQGVVISNKKKEVPSSEAHQRVKSSPFYETRSQRARENLKLLLDALMTEDWTAAYQICWKEFQDMHRLFTTCEQPFTYMTESCTDLLHHLENFWNKKGDGPIVTMDAGPNIHLLYRSNQADLAREFKRDYLVGNYDVL, from the coding sequence ATGTATTGGCTAGCCCATGCCCCAGCTAATATTGCTCTGATCAAATATATGGGAAAAAAGGATAATGCAAATACTCCTGATAACCCATCGCTATCCTATACTTTAAACGATCTCAAAAGTACGGTCAGGCTTGAAAAAATAAGCTCAAAAAAAGATATTTGGGAACCGCTTATAATACCTGCTGGAATTGAACATTTTGTACTGTCCCCAGAGGGTCAAAAAAGATTTCTTGATCATTTAGCTCGCATAAAAACATACTTTGGCTATGAGGGTGGTTTTTTAGTGCAATCGTGCAATAACTTTCCTCACAGTAGTGGTATGGCAAGTTCTGCTTCAAGTTTTGCGGCATTAACGCGCTGTGCTGTTGTGGCTTTGAGTGAGCTAACCAATAAGCCTATGCCTTCTATCGATGAACAAGCCCAGCTAAGCCGTTTGGGATCAGGTTCATCGTGTCGATCTTTTTATTCTCCTTGGGCTTTATGGGATGACAATGAAGTTAAAGAAGTGGATTTGCCTTATCAAGAATTAATTTACCAAGGTGTCGTGATAAGTAATAAAAAGAAAGAAGTCCCTTCGAGTGAAGCCCATCAACGAGTAAAGAGTAGTCCTTTTTATGAAACACGTAGCCAAAGAGCAAGAGAGAACCTAAAGCTTTTATTAGATGCTTTAATGACGGAAGATTGGACTGCCGCATATCAAATCTGCTGGAAAGAATTTCAAGATATGCATCGTTTGTTTACTACTTGCGAACAACCTTTTACTTACATGACGGAAAGTTGTACCGACCTCCTGCATCACTTAGAAAATTTTTGGAATAAAAAAGGCGATGGCCCCATAGTAACCATGGATGCTGGACCAAACATTCATTTATTATATCGTTCCAACCAGGCAGACTTAGCACGTGAATTTAAACGTGATTATTTAGTAGGGAATTATGACGTTCTTTGA
- the ybgF gene encoding tol-pal system protein YbgF — protein MINCKKHIIAAGFMLILPLTCWSEAPVVDDSENFAISEEQQAYEAPVGSKYGAESRQYDVARNENYTIDNSQTDDEPALAKDDQANDSNNNITDNAKLIDKIQSLQQEVQELRGQLEVQAHDLKLLQQQQVAFYKDLDARLSGTSSAKVSPNKASANKPALDLSVGSKEPAPKTVTPTSDIQASKSASIPAPVAVSTSRANPADEQISYLAAYELVKNKRYDDAIIAMNGFVQKYPKGGYTANAQYWLGELYLAKKDYSKAIEHFNVVLQQFPTSSKSAASMLKTGYAYAAQGNKQEAQKFLQQVVRAYPGTPTAQLANSRLRTI, from the coding sequence ATGATTAATTGCAAAAAACACATTATCGCTGCTGGCTTTATGCTAATCCTTCCTTTGACCTGTTGGTCAGAGGCGCCTGTGGTCGATGATAGTGAAAATTTTGCAATTAGTGAGGAACAACAGGCGTATGAAGCGCCTGTTGGCTCAAAGTACGGTGCTGAAAGTAGACAGTATGATGTAGCTCGGAATGAGAATTACACCATCGATAATTCCCAAACGGATGATGAACCTGCGCTTGCCAAGGATGATCAAGCAAATGATTCGAATAATAATATTACAGATAATGCTAAGCTGATTGATAAAATCCAAAGCTTACAACAAGAAGTACAAGAACTCCGTGGCCAATTAGAAGTACAAGCTCACGATTTAAAATTGTTGCAGCAACAGCAAGTTGCTTTTTATAAAGATTTAGATGCTCGTTTAAGCGGAACCAGTTCTGCGAAAGTATCGCCAAATAAAGCATCGGCTAATAAGCCGGCACTGGATCTTTCCGTTGGTTCTAAAGAACCAGCTCCCAAAACAGTTACACCCACGTCTGATATACAAGCAAGTAAATCAGCTTCTATACCAGCCCCTGTTGCTGTTTCTACTTCGAGAGCTAATCCTGCTGACGAACAAATTAGCTATTTAGCAGCTTATGAATTAGTGAAAAACAAGCGATATGATGACGCTATAATTGCTATGAATGGATTTGTGCAAAAATATCCTAAGGGTGGTTATACTGCTAATGCTCAATATTGGCTTGGAGAGCTCTATTTAGCTAAAAAAGATTATTCTAAGGCTATAGAACATTTTAACGTGGTTTTACAACAATTCCCCACCTCAAGTAAGTCTGCAGCAAGCATGCTAAAGACTGGTTATGCCTATGCTGCACAAGGTAATAAGCAAGAGGCTCAGAAATTCCTGCAACAAGTAGTAAGAGCTTATCCTGGTACACCTACTGCTCAATTGGCTAATTCAAGATTACGTACGATATAA
- the pal gene encoding peptidoglycan-associated lipoprotein Pal — MKAGSFCKLGLLVASAVLVAACSKAPGSAEGVGVNEAEASAQGLGQFTHFAGQEPGESYTTQAPHNQLYLFSYDDSNLAPKYLPSVNAQAEYLKTHPGARVLVAGHTDERGSREYNVALGERRANTVADILRMAGVNRQQVRVVSYGKERPINLGHDEASHAQNRRVEFTYEATR, encoded by the coding sequence ATGAAAGCCGGATCATTTTGTAAATTAGGTCTGCTTGTAGCGAGTGCTGTTTTAGTTGCTGCTTGTTCTAAAGCACCAGGTAGTGCTGAAGGAGTAGGTGTGAACGAAGCTGAGGCTTCTGCTCAAGGTCTAGGACAATTTACTCATTTTGCTGGTCAAGAACCAGGTGAGTCTTATACAACTCAGGCACCCCATAATCAATTGTATTTGTTCTCCTATGATGACAGTAATTTGGCTCCCAAATATTTACCATCAGTTAATGCTCAGGCAGAATATTTGAAGACTCATCCTGGTGCTCGAGTGTTAGTCGCCGGACATACTGATGAGCGTGGTAGCCGTGAATATAACGTAGCTCTTGGTGAGCGTCGAGCAAATACCGTAGCTGATATTTTACGTATGGCTGGCGTGAACAGACAACAAGTTCGTGTCGTAAGCTATGGCAAAGAGCGTCCAATTAATTTAGGACATGATGAAGCATCACACGCACAAAACCGACGTGTTGAATTTACTTATGAGGCAACAAGATGA
- a CDS encoding ABC-type transport auxiliary lipoprotein family protein translates to MKKLTVFLVSFSVVLLSACSPVKVSVKNQYQLSAYSTKQLAKKPMPITLLVTATEAAAGYQTEQMLYIKKPYALEPFANNAWVNPPADMLYPLILQSLQRTNLFKAVTSNAYTLGVDYRLDTQLLALEQNFLKKPSVLEFSGKMVLTHVSDNKVLASRIINLQIPCPSDTPYGGVIAANKATQQFTAILAQFVVSHIQH, encoded by the coding sequence ATGAAAAAGTTGACTGTTTTTCTTGTGAGTTTTAGCGTGGTGTTGCTCAGTGCATGCTCACCAGTAAAAGTCTCTGTAAAAAATCAATATCAATTAAGTGCATACAGCACGAAACAGTTGGCCAAAAAACCTATGCCCATTACTTTGTTGGTTACTGCAACTGAAGCTGCTGCAGGGTATCAAACGGAACAAATGCTTTATATTAAAAAACCTTATGCGCTTGAGCCTTTTGCAAACAACGCATGGGTAAATCCTCCCGCTGATATGCTATATCCTTTAATTCTACAAAGTTTACAACGAACAAATCTTTTTAAAGCAGTTACATCCAATGCGTATACCTTAGGAGTAGATTATCGATTGGATACCCAATTGCTTGCACTGGAACAAAATTTCCTTAAAAAACCAAGTGTCCTCGAATTTTCAGGCAAAATGGTTTTGACTCATGTTAGTGATAATAAAGTGCTCGCTTCGCGGATTATCAACTTACAGATCCCCTGTCCTAGTGATACCCCCTATGGCGGTGTCATCGCAGCCAATAAGGCAACGCAACAGTTTACTGCAATTCTCGCACAATTTGTGGTATCTCATATACAACATTAG
- a CDS encoding MlaD family protein, which produces MESKTNYTIVGIFVLILLVGLVSSMLWLSVGFNQKKYTTYTVFMHEAASGLTKDAPVKFNGVQVGYVKEIKLNQSDPRQVEILLDIEEDTPITTSTYATLNSQGITGVTYIGLSASTSDLTPILKMPGEPFPVIPSKPSVFNQLDSILKKVSEDIGVVSSEAQRIFNEENAKHINHILTNIDHFSKNLERNGKNLNVFMDNLAKASRDLPHILDELKVGISKFDTMAESLSNAGNSVSKTMGSGRNTLDKISQEALPPAVILLRRLNAISANLEKVSSEMRQNPAVVIRGSKPPQPGPGE; this is translated from the coding sequence TTGGAATCGAAAACCAATTACACCATTGTAGGTATATTTGTACTCATATTGCTCGTGGGCCTCGTGTCTTCCATGTTGTGGTTGTCTGTTGGTTTTAATCAAAAAAAGTATACAACTTACACTGTTTTCATGCATGAAGCAGCTTCCGGTCTAACTAAAGATGCCCCTGTAAAATTCAATGGAGTGCAAGTTGGATATGTAAAAGAAATAAAATTAAATCAAAGCGATCCAAGACAAGTGGAAATTTTATTGGATATTGAAGAAGATACACCAATTACTACAAGTACTTATGCAACATTAAATTCTCAAGGAATTACTGGTGTTACTTATATTGGTTTGAGCGCAAGCACTTCTGATTTGACTCCAATTCTAAAAATGCCTGGCGAACCTTTTCCTGTTATTCCCTCAAAACCTTCTGTTTTCAATCAATTAGATAGCATTTTGAAAAAAGTATCTGAAGATATAGGTGTTGTAAGTTCCGAAGCACAACGTATCTTTAACGAAGAAAATGCAAAACACATAAATCATATATTAACTAATATTGATCATTTTTCTAAAAATCTTGAGCGTAATGGCAAGAATCTTAATGTTTTTATGGATAATCTGGCTAAAGCGAGTCGCGATCTTCCCCATATACTCGATGAGTTAAAAGTAGGAATCTCTAAGTTTGATACCATGGCAGAAAGTTTAAGTAACGCCGGGAATAGTGTATCAAAAACGATGGGCTCAGGAAGAAACACGTTAGATAAAATTTCCCAAGAAGCTCTTCCACCAGCCGTAATTTTATTACGCCGATTGAATGCCATTTCTGCAAATTTAGAAAAAGTGAGCAGTGAAATGCGTCAGAACCCTGCTGTGGTTATTCGTGGAAGTAAACCGCCACAACCTGGGCCTGGAGAATAA
- a CDS encoding ABC transporter ATP-binding protein encodes MSEPIIEIKGLKNYLGGQWVHSDVNLTVEKGEILAIIGGSGSGKTTILRSLLMLMKPTAGVIKVFGQDIRHLDLQQSFSIRRRWGMLFQHSALFSSMNVLENIMFPMQEFTNLDYEFMYELALLKIALVGLPKEAAGKLPSELSGGMQRRAAAARAIAMDPELLFLDEPTTGLDPLSARLFDELIVFLRDSLKLTIVMVSHDIESLKRTTDRVAFIGDGKILSVEPIDDLMKNKNKIIAGYFSKM; translated from the coding sequence ATGAGTGAACCCATTATCGAAATTAAAGGTTTAAAAAATTACCTCGGGGGGCAATGGGTACACTCGGATGTAAATTTGACCGTAGAAAAAGGGGAAATTCTAGCGATTATTGGTGGTTCTGGAAGCGGAAAAACAACGATATTACGTAGCTTGCTAATGTTAATGAAGCCTACAGCAGGCGTCATTAAAGTTTTTGGCCAAGACATTCGTCATCTTGATTTGCAACAATCATTCTCGATTCGACGTCGTTGGGGAATGCTTTTCCAGCACAGTGCACTATTTTCATCAATGAATGTGCTGGAAAATATCATGTTTCCCATGCAAGAATTTACTAATTTGGATTATGAATTCATGTATGAATTAGCTTTGCTAAAAATCGCTTTAGTAGGGTTACCCAAAGAGGCGGCGGGCAAGTTGCCTTCGGAATTAAGTGGAGGGATGCAACGAAGAGCAGCAGCGGCACGAGCCATTGCTATGGATCCGGAATTATTGTTTTTGGATGAGCCAACTACAGGCTTGGATCCATTAAGTGCAAGACTTTTCGATGAGTTGATTGTTTTTTTAAGAGACTCTTTAAAACTGACTATAGTCATGGTGAGTCATGATATAGAATCTTTAAAAAGAACTACTGATCGCGTAGCCTTTATTGGGGATGGAAAAATTTTAAGTGTGGAGCCAATTGATGATTTAATGAAAAATAAGAATAAAATCATTGCTGGTTATTTTAGTAAAATGTAA